A DNA window from Candidatus Eisenbacteria bacterium contains the following coding sequences:
- a CDS encoding NAD(P)-binding domain-containing protein: MARYARWLHTGWPAGQVEKLPEVRPDGGTSVPGVYVCGDLAGVPLLKFALDTGARVARTIASELGVSGSGGGVPDLLILGAGVAGMAAALEARRLGLIFEVLEAAEPFATLVNFPRAKPIFTYPAGMQPAGGLQVSATVKEALLGELRAQVGRAGIEVRRGRAERIEREGNALAVRLADGATIRARRVLVAIGRSGDFRMLGVPGEHLDKVYNRLHDPADYRGKDALVVGGGDSAVETAVALAEAGARVTLAHRGPQLSRAKGENVAKLEALSVGGAVSVKLHAQVREIRASEVVLAGPGGEAATIANDVVFAMVGREAPLEFLRRSGIRIAGEGTAAGWIAVGLFLAFLALLYDWKAGGFLEAAVWSKWAWPGNAPELLASLGSWWSAQVGERASLVGTVAVSMKSRSFYYTLLYTALVGWFGIRRIRSRNTPYVTAQTLSLFLVQAIPLFVLPEIVLPWLGYNGVFSGGAGKFVADRLFESYIPAADYAARHWPDWGHPRAYWRAYGLILAWPLNVYNIFTEQPLWWWIGIGFVQTFVLLPLAIRKWGKGVYCGWICSCGALAETLGDTQRGKMPHGPGWNRLNMTGQVFLAFAFALLGLRIAAWAMPASGLGSLFALLLEGRNAQHQLVNPASYKWIVDILFGGVIGVGFYFKYSGRVWCRFACPLAALMHVYARFSRFAIVAEKKKCISCNVCTSVCHQGIDVMNFANKGLPMRDVECVRCSACVQSCPTGVLRFGEVGPTGQVLRLDAVPARRRMEGQGR; encoded by the coding sequence ATCGCCCGATACGCCCGCTGGCTGCACACCGGATGGCCCGCGGGCCAGGTGGAGAAGCTGCCCGAGGTGCGCCCGGACGGGGGCACCTCCGTGCCCGGCGTCTACGTGTGTGGTGACCTGGCCGGGGTGCCGCTGCTGAAGTTCGCGCTCGACACGGGGGCGCGCGTTGCGCGGACCATCGCGAGCGAGCTGGGCGTGAGCGGGAGCGGCGGGGGAGTGCCGGACCTTCTGATCCTGGGCGCGGGCGTGGCCGGCATGGCCGCCGCCCTGGAGGCCCGCAGGCTCGGGTTGATCTTCGAGGTGCTCGAAGCCGCCGAGCCCTTTGCCACGCTGGTCAACTTCCCCCGGGCCAAGCCCATCTTCACCTACCCGGCCGGGATGCAGCCCGCCGGCGGGCTGCAGGTGAGCGCCACGGTGAAGGAAGCGCTGCTGGGCGAGCTGCGCGCGCAGGTGGGACGGGCGGGCATCGAAGTCCGCCGCGGCCGCGCGGAGCGGATCGAGCGCGAGGGGAACGCGCTGGCGGTGCGCCTCGCGGACGGCGCCACGATTCGCGCGCGCCGCGTGCTGGTGGCCATCGGCCGCAGCGGCGACTTCCGCATGCTCGGCGTGCCCGGGGAGCACCTCGACAAGGTGTACAACCGGCTTCACGACCCCGCCGACTACCGGGGGAAGGACGCGCTGGTGGTGGGCGGGGGCGACTCCGCGGTGGAGACGGCCGTGGCGCTCGCGGAGGCGGGCGCGCGGGTGACGCTGGCGCACCGCGGCCCGCAGCTCTCGCGCGCGAAGGGCGAAAACGTGGCGAAGCTGGAGGCGCTCTCGGTTGGCGGCGCCGTTTCGGTGAAGCTCCATGCGCAGGTTCGCGAGATCCGCGCCTCCGAAGTGGTGCTGGCCGGCCCCGGCGGCGAGGCGGCGACGATCGCCAACGACGTGGTGTTCGCCATGGTCGGGCGGGAGGCGCCGCTGGAGTTCCTGCGCCGGTCAGGGATCCGCATCGCGGGCGAAGGCACGGCCGCGGGCTGGATCGCGGTGGGGCTGTTCCTCGCGTTCCTGGCCCTGCTCTACGACTGGAAGGCCGGGGGTTTCCTGGAAGCCGCCGTGTGGTCGAAGTGGGCCTGGCCCGGAAACGCCCCGGAGCTCCTGGCCTCGCTGGGCTCGTGGTGGTCGGCGCAGGTAGGGGAGCGAGCCTCGCTGGTGGGCACCGTGGCCGTGTCCATGAAGAGCCGGTCCTTCTATTACACGCTGCTCTACACCGCGCTGGTGGGCTGGTTCGGCATTCGGCGCATCCGAAGTCGCAACACCCCCTACGTCACGGCGCAGACGCTGAGCCTGTTCCTGGTGCAGGCGATCCCGCTGTTCGTGCTGCCGGAGATCGTGTTGCCCTGGCTGGGGTATAACGGAGTGTTCAGCGGGGGTGCCGGGAAGTTCGTGGCCGACCGGCTGTTCGAGAGTTACATCCCCGCCGCCGACTACGCCGCGCGCCACTGGCCCGACTGGGGCCACCCGCGGGCCTACTGGCGCGCGTACGGACTCATCCTGGCCTGGCCGCTGAACGTGTACAACATCTTCACCGAGCAGCCCCTGTGGTGGTGGATCGGAATCGGGTTCGTGCAGACTTTCGTGCTGCTGCCGCTCGCGATCCGGAAGTGGGGCAAGGGCGTGTACTGCGGCTGGATCTGCTCGTGCGGCGCGCTGGCCGAGACGCTGGGAGACACCCAGCGCGGCAAGATGCCCCACGGGCCGGGCTGGAACAGGCTAAACATGACCGGGCAGGTGTTCCTGGCCTTCGCTTTCGCGCTGCTGGGGCTGCGGATCGCGGCGTGGGCCATGCCGGCTTCCGGGCTCGGCAGCCTGTTCGCCCTTCTCCTGGAAGGCAGGAACGCGCAGCACCAGCTGGTAAACCCGGCAAGCTACAAGTGGATCGTGGACATCCTGTTCGGGGGCGTGATCGGCGTGGGCTTCTACTTCAAGTACTCCGGGCGCGTGTGGTGCCGGTTCGCCTGCCCGCTGGCGGCGCTGATGCACGTGTACGCGCGGTTCAGCCGCTTTGCAATCGTGGCCGAGAAGAAGAAGTGCATCTCGTGCAACGTGTGCACCTCGGTGTGTCACCAGGGAATCGATGTGATGAACTTCGCCAATAAGGGGCTGCCGATGCGCGACGTGGAGTGCGTGCGCTGCTCGGCGTGCGTGCAGAGCTGCCCCACGGGAGTGCTGAGATTCGGGGAGGTGGGGCCGACGGGACAGGTCTTGCGGCTGGATGCCGTGCCGGCGAGGCGGAGGATGGAGGGGCAGGGACGGTGA
- a CDS encoding VCBS repeat-containing protein, producing the protein MKPSLLPSRALLSLLLMAALVPATAGVAYPVSFGTNTDFPTGAAPTSVAMGDLNGDCRLDMVAANRNGNTISVLMGNGAGGFGPKTDFSAGIIPFSVAIEDISGDGRPDVVVANAGYYPGSPGSVSVFLGDGAGGFAPRTDYAAGTEPYNIVIGDVSGDSKADLVVANLVSNTVSVFLGDGAGGFGPKTDLACAGGPTSTAIGDVNLDAKPDLVVTSWYANAISVFLSDGVGGFGPKTDFPTGSSPRTVALGDVNSDGRLDAVVAAASANSVAVHLGNGTGGFGPGTNFAVGTLPRQPAIADLDLDGRLDIAVTNQNSSTVSVLLGDGTGGFGPKTDLAVGTSPFWVALGDLDADGRLDMAVVNNAVNTASVLLNTSPYFGFPPSAANSTVPSTLSVGANGTCCFDVIVHDLFGNPITGSKVVVDFGNGVLNFCPTQPLGHAVECSAVRVFTDVSGTARFCICANVALPCSVSIRADGVLLAASVPLVPCASDSTRCFGPDTWAHLTGPGVAGSPVAPSARWGHAMVTDSKRGTIVLFGGANMPTNFGDTWEWDGFVWTQDAPATSPPARRMHSMAFDKARGRVVLFGGTLSGAPFGDTWEWDGLTWEQVASTGPSPRHSQSMVYDDVRRCVVLFGGFDGTPRDDMWTWDGIAWSQVTATIPAPSARFGAAMAYDEDARTIFLAGGDTGAGLSGETWEWNGSAWALLDATSAQPVRGASMAYSPDCGRLLLYGDDGSTVGRWDGVKWKRLPAALGVRLFAGMAYDVVQGRSMLFGGWIPPFGPTYNDTWAWCSGCRNEPAEVDSLGNDILPDDLDPAVQVTFNDVDSLAGSLSDLYPGKDLATADWYLDFPCEPSIDEEPLPPEVNINFTDSLSTALNMTVDPQEMSDSLTRFESLIWEQASSEPDTFGTSAAGWAPFTPPAQPHCISPEDPRHYAFGGRDIIFVHGLMMEPLAQKVFGTPEDVNVEWHVPRPYQGRIENPSFYGDGWWKTLANAYWADHIQRFLVEKGFSNRYLVVSYPVTQRLEVGVRAILTQIVDAMRDGTGVVDLSGRNDVQGFGTPSFVVVSHSTGGLITDVAMSAAQIRPNLGATVVPKLCKAHIALDAAISGSRLATAVIIASGYCERAFSNNVPEWVCPLVNVTFGMANEIWPAFPAFNCPPNFSALRHSVLVDLVPLVAQLKWGPKIETTPVRDLTVVGGHPSYVSPFKWLIHPGYDDGVCTINSQVGNPNTTALWPSGYHPKGALGFIKVFDRGLWSCAGSPANRGACAPKRAALLYVDQVLDRAFNPLNLVASPFPLVAAGATPYLSPTGMVQPFGQNYHPTNGFNPLRRYSNHFSFLQSSMDHFGGSTGLSHTSYPNGWNGNAYRNTFGEINDEEQMVITDEGVFAPFNTDGVSFGSMYYPGESAPILNRLLLPPWDQEYIRGRQISFGRLGKFLRKSTKVRWRWMRRYHLLQNWQTKMACDYVYEYVLRGANTSCDPSPLGIGGDSQLRLAARSSPNPAIRGMAISYTLPGAGHVDIAVYDAAGRRIRTLVSGSKEQGAHIIHWDGRNSAGGPAGAGVYFWRLVTGGQELTGRAVLLK; encoded by the coding sequence ATGAAGCCATCGCTATTGCCTTCCCGTGCACTGCTCTCCCTGCTCCTCATGGCTGCGCTCGTTCCCGCAACTGCGGGCGTCGCCTACCCCGTCAGCTTTGGAACGAATACTGATTTCCCAACCGGAGCAGCCCCCACTTCGGTCGCGATGGGCGACCTGAACGGCGACTGCAGACTCGACATGGTAGCAGCGAACCGCAATGGCAACACCATCTCCGTGCTGATGGGCAATGGCGCCGGTGGGTTCGGTCCAAAGACCGACTTCTCCGCCGGCATCATTCCATTCTCGGTGGCAATCGAAGATATCAGTGGAGACGGAAGGCCCGACGTCGTGGTGGCGAATGCGGGCTACTATCCGGGCAGTCCGGGCTCCGTCTCCGTGTTCCTCGGCGATGGGGCCGGGGGGTTCGCGCCCAGAACCGACTACGCCGCTGGCACGGAGCCCTACAACATCGTGATTGGGGACGTCAGCGGTGACAGCAAGGCGGACCTGGTGGTCGCGAACCTGGTTTCCAACACTGTATCGGTCTTTCTCGGGGACGGCGCCGGAGGATTCGGTCCGAAGACCGACCTCGCATGCGCGGGGGGCCCAACGTCGACCGCAATCGGGGACGTGAACCTGGATGCGAAGCCCGATCTGGTTGTGACCAGCTGGTATGCTAACGCGATCTCGGTATTCCTCAGTGACGGCGTGGGCGGCTTCGGCCCCAAGACCGACTTCCCGACAGGTTCGAGCCCGCGGACGGTCGCGCTCGGAGACGTGAACAGCGACGGAAGGCTCGATGCCGTAGTCGCAGCCGCAAGCGCGAACAGCGTGGCGGTGCACCTTGGCAATGGCACAGGTGGGTTCGGCCCCGGGACCAACTTCGCGGTCGGGACCCTGCCCCGACAACCCGCGATCGCCGACCTGGATCTCGACGGCAGGTTGGACATCGCGGTCACGAACCAGAACTCGAGCACGGTGTCGGTACTCCTGGGTGACGGCACTGGCGGATTCGGTCCCAAGACCGATCTTGCGGTCGGAACGAGTCCCTTCTGGGTCGCGCTTGGGGACTTGGACGCTGATGGCAGACTCGACATGGCCGTGGTGAACAACGCTGTCAACACGGCGTCGGTGCTGCTGAACACCAGCCCCTACTTCGGCTTCCCACCCAGCGCGGCGAACTCCACGGTGCCATCCACACTGTCGGTCGGGGCGAACGGGACCTGCTGCTTCGACGTGATCGTTCACGATCTGTTCGGCAACCCCATCACCGGGTCCAAGGTGGTGGTCGACTTCGGAAACGGGGTATTGAACTTCTGCCCCACCCAACCGCTCGGGCATGCCGTCGAGTGCAGCGCCGTGCGCGTCTTCACCGACGTATCGGGCACCGCGCGATTCTGCATCTGCGCCAACGTCGCCCTGCCGTGCAGCGTGAGCATCCGCGCCGATGGTGTCCTGCTGGCCGCGAGCGTGCCGCTGGTACCATGCGCGTCCGATTCTACCCGGTGTTTCGGCCCCGACACCTGGGCCCACCTCACGGGGCCCGGTGTGGCAGGCTCACCGGTGGCGCCGAGCGCGCGCTGGGGCCACGCCATGGTGACGGACTCGAAACGAGGCACCATCGTGCTCTTCGGGGGCGCCAACATGCCGACCAACTTCGGCGACACATGGGAGTGGGACGGGTTCGTGTGGACCCAGGACGCGCCGGCAACTTCGCCTCCTGCCCGCCGGATGCACTCCATGGCCTTCGACAAGGCCCGGGGACGCGTGGTCCTATTCGGTGGGACTTTGTCTGGCGCCCCATTCGGCGACACATGGGAATGGGATGGGTTGACCTGGGAGCAGGTGGCGAGCACGGGGCCCTCCCCACGGCACAGCCAGAGCATGGTCTACGACGACGTCCGGCGGTGCGTGGTGTTGTTCGGGGGATTCGATGGCACACCCCGTGATGACATGTGGACCTGGGACGGAATCGCGTGGTCGCAGGTCACCGCCACGATCCCCGCTCCTTCGGCCCGCTTCGGGGCCGCGATGGCCTACGACGAGGACGCGCGCACGATCTTCCTGGCGGGGGGCGACACCGGTGCCGGGCTCTCGGGCGAAACATGGGAGTGGAACGGTTCCGCCTGGGCGCTTCTCGACGCCACGTCCGCGCAGCCGGTACGGGGGGCGTCGATGGCGTACAGCCCCGACTGCGGTCGCCTGTTGCTCTACGGGGATGATGGTTCCACTGTCGGGCGCTGGGATGGCGTGAAATGGAAGCGGCTCCCCGCCGCCCTGGGCGTGCGCCTGTTCGCCGGAATGGCCTACGACGTGGTGCAGGGCCGGTCGATGCTCTTCGGCGGCTGGATACCCCCGTTCGGACCGACCTACAACGACACGTGGGCGTGGTGCTCGGGCTGCAGGAACGAGCCGGCGGAGGTGGATTCGCTGGGCAATGACATTCTGCCGGACGATCTCGATCCGGCCGTCCAGGTGACCTTCAACGACGTGGACTCGCTGGCCGGCAGCCTGTCCGACCTCTACCCGGGTAAGGACCTGGCCACGGCCGACTGGTACCTCGATTTCCCCTGCGAGCCGTCAATCGACGAGGAGCCGCTGCCGCCGGAGGTGAACATCAACTTCACGGATTCGCTCTCCACGGCGCTGAACATGACCGTCGATCCGCAGGAGATGTCGGATTCCCTGACCCGGTTTGAGAGCCTGATCTGGGAGCAGGCGAGCTCCGAACCCGACACGTTCGGAACGAGCGCGGCCGGCTGGGCGCCGTTCACTCCGCCGGCGCAGCCCCACTGCATCTCCCCGGAAGACCCGCGGCACTACGCATTCGGCGGTCGCGACATCATCTTCGTGCATGGGCTGATGATGGAGCCCCTGGCACAGAAGGTCTTCGGCACTCCGGAGGACGTGAATGTCGAATGGCACGTGCCACGGCCCTATCAGGGCAGAATCGAGAATCCCTCCTTCTACGGGGACGGCTGGTGGAAGACCCTCGCCAATGCCTACTGGGCCGACCACATTCAGCGCTTCCTCGTGGAGAAGGGCTTCAGCAACCGCTACCTGGTCGTGTCCTATCCCGTGACGCAGCGGCTGGAGGTCGGCGTTCGGGCGATCCTGACGCAGATCGTGGATGCCATGCGGGACGGCACCGGGGTCGTGGACCTCTCGGGCAGGAACGACGTGCAGGGCTTCGGCACGCCCAGCTTCGTCGTCGTCTCACATTCGACCGGTGGGCTGATCACGGATGTGGCCATGAGCGCCGCACAGATACGCCCCAACCTCGGTGCCACGGTGGTTCCGAAGCTGTGCAAGGCCCACATCGCGCTCGATGCCGCGATCTCGGGTTCGCGGCTGGCCACGGCCGTGATCATCGCGTCCGGGTACTGCGAGCGGGCGTTCTCCAACAACGTGCCCGAGTGGGTCTGCCCGCTGGTCAACGTGACCTTCGGCATGGCCAACGAGATCTGGCCGGCGTTCCCGGCCTTCAATTGCCCTCCGAACTTCAGCGCGCTGCGCCACAGCGTCCTGGTCGACCTGGTACCGCTGGTCGCGCAGCTCAAGTGGGGTCCGAAGATCGAAACGACGCCGGTGCGCGATCTCACGGTGGTGGGCGGACATCCCTCCTATGTGAGTCCATTCAAGTGGCTCATTCACCCGGGCTATGACGACGGCGTTTGCACCATCAATAGTCAGGTAGGCAATCCCAACACGACAGCCCTGTGGCCCAGCGGGTACCATCCCAAGGGCGCCCTCGGCTTCATCAAGGTATTCGACCGCGGCCTGTGGAGTTGTGCCGGCTCTCCCGCCAACCGCGGCGCCTGCGCACCCAAGCGGGCTGCGCTGCTCTACGTGGACCAGGTCCTCGACCGGGCGTTCAACCCCCTCAACCTGGTCGCATCCCCGTTCCCCCTTGTCGCCGCGGGCGCCACCCCGTACCTCTCCCCCACCGGGATGGTGCAGCCCTTCGGGCAGAACTACCATCCCACGAATGGCTTCAATCCACTGCGCCGCTACAGCAACCATTTCTCATTCCTGCAATCGTCGATGGACCACTTCGGCGGCTCGACCGGCCTCAGCCATACGTCCTATCCCAACGGGTGGAATGGCAATGCCTATCGCAACACGTTCGGCGAGATCAACGATGAAGAGCAGATGGTGATCACCGACGAGGGCGTGTTCGCGCCGTTCAATACGGACGGGGTGAGCTTCGGGAGCATGTACTACCCGGGCGAATCGGCGCCGATTCTGAATCGCCTGTTGCTCCCCCCATGGGACCAGGAGTACATCCGCGGCCGGCAGATCAGCTTCGGACGCCTGGGCAAGTTCCTCCGCAAGTCCACCAAGGTCCGCTGGAGGTGGATGCGCCGCTATCACTTGCTGCAGAACTGGCAGACGAAGATGGCATGCGACTACGTGTACGAGTACGTGCTGCGCGGGGCGAACACCAGCTGTGACCCGTCGCCGCTCGGCATCGGTGGGGATTCGCAACTGCGACTGGCTGCACGGAGCTCCCCCAATCCTGCGATCCGGGGGATGGCGATCTCGTACACGCTGCCAGGCGCCGGGCATGTCGACATCGCAGTGTACGACGCCGCGGGGCGGAGGATCCGGACCCTCGTCTCGGGATCGAAGGAGCAGGGTGCCCACATCATTCACTGGGACGGAAGGAACAGCGCGGGGGGGCCGGCAGGGGCCGGCGTGTACTTCTGGCGCCTGGTCACCGGCGGCCAGGAGCTGACTGGCCGGGCGGTGCTGCTCAAGTAA